Proteins encoded within one genomic window of Meriones unguiculatus strain TT.TT164.6M chromosome 20, Bangor_MerUng_6.1, whole genome shotgun sequence:
- the Map3k4 gene encoding mitogen-activated protein kinase kinase kinase 4 isoform X3 → MNTLSQSSHKDSGKGAETVEEYSYKQEKKIRATLRTTERDHKKSAQCSFVLDSVAGSLPKKSIPDVDLNKPYLSLGCSNAKLPVSMPMPIARTARQTSRTDCPADRLKFFETLRLLLKLTSVSKKKDREQRGQENTAAFWFNRSNELIWLELQAWHAGRTINDQDLFLYTARQAIPDIINEILTFKVNYGSIAFARNGAGFNGTSLEGQCRTPREANDMGCSTYHEHLQRQRVSFEQVKRIMELLEYMEALYPSLQALQKDYERYAAKDFEDRVRALCLWLNITKDLNQKLRIMGTVLGIKNLSDIGWPVFEIPSPRPSKGYEPEDEGEDTEGELRELESGTEESDEERTPSPRVPEIRPSTHNILDTHSRDCSSRKLERLESEEDSAGWGAADCGAEAGVSRHCLTSIYRPFVDKALKQMGLRKLILRLHKLMHGSLQRARVALAKSDRPVEFSDFPGPMWGSDYVQLSGTPPSSEQSSSAVSWEELKAMDLPSFEPAFLVLCRVLLNVIHECLKLRLEQRPAGEPSLLSIKQLVRECKEVLKGGLLMKLYYQFMLQEVLDGLEKTDCDMDAFEEDLQKMLMVYFDYMRSWIQMLQQLPQASHSLKNLLEEEWNFTKEITHYIRGGEAQAGKLFCDIAGMLLKSTGSFLESGLQESCAELWTSADDNSAADELRRSVIEISRALKELFHEARERASKALGFAKMLRKDLEIAAEFVLSASVRELLDVLKAKQYVKVHIPGLENLHVFVPDSLAEEKKIILQLLNAATGKDCSKDPDDVFIDAFLLLTKHGDRTRDSEDTWGTWEAQAVKIVPQVETVDTLRSMQVDNLLLVVMESAHLILQRKAFQQSIEGLMTLRHEQTSSQPVIAKALQQLKNDALELCNRISDAIDRVDHMFTLEFDAEVDESESATLQQYYREAMIQGYNFGFEYHKEVVRLMSGEFRQKIGDKYISFAQKWMNYVLTKCESGRGTRPRWATQGFDFLQAIEPAFISALPEDDFLSLQALMNECIGHVIGKPHSPVTAIHRNSPRPVKVPRCHSDPPNPHLIIPTPEGFSTRSVPSDARNHGNSVAAAAVAAAATTAAGRPGPGGGDSAPAKPVSTAPDTRGSSVPENDRLASIAAELQFRSLSRHSSPTEERDEPAYPRSDMSGSARRSWELRTLISQTKDSASKQGPIEAIQKSVRLFEERRYREMRRKNIIGQVCDTPKSYDNIMHVGLRKVTFKWQRGNKIGEGQYGKVYTCISVDTGELMAMKEIRFQPNDHKTIKETADELKIFEGIKHPNLVRYFGVELHREEMYIFMEYCDEGTLEEVSRLGLQEHVIRLYSKQITVAINVLHEHGIVHRDIKGANIFLTSSGLIKLGDFGCSVKLKNNAQTMPGEVNSTLGTAAYMAPEVITRAKGEGHGRAADIWSLGCVVIEMVTGKRPWHEYEHNFQIMYKVGMGHKPPIPERLSPEGKDFLSHCLESDPKMRWTASQLLDHAFVKVCTDEE, encoded by the exons atgaacacactaagTCAGTCTTCACATAAAGATTCGGGGAAGGGAGCGGAGACCGTGGAAGAATACAGCTACAAGCAGGAGAAGAAGATCCGAGCGACTCTGAGAACAACCGAGCGAGACCATAAGAAAAGTGCACAGTGCTCCTTTGTGttggactcagtggctgggtctctGCCAAAAAAATCGATTCCAGATGTGGATCTCAATAAGCCTTACCTCAGCCTCGGCTGCAGCAACGCCAAGCTGCCGGTCTCTATGCCCATGCCTATAGCTCGAACCGCACGGCAGACTTCCCGGACTGACTGCCCAGCGGATCGGTTAAAGTTCTTTGAAACACTGCGCCTTTTGCTAAAGCTTACCTCAGTCTCAAAGAAGAAGGACAGGGAGCAGAGGGGACaggaaaacacagctgctttctGGTTCAACCGATCAAACGAACTGATCTGGTTAGAGCTCCAGGCCTGGCACGCAGGCCGCACCATCAATGACCAGGACCTCTTTTTATACACGGCCCGCCAAGCCATCCCAGATATTATCAATGAAATCCTCACATTCAAAGTTAATTATGGGAGCATTGCCTTCGCTAGAAATGGAGCCGGTTTCAATGGTACTTCACTAGAGGGGCAGTGCAGAACCCCTCGTGAGGCAAATGACATGGGCTGTTCAACATACCACGAGCACCTCCAGCGCCAGAGGGTCTCATTTGAGCAGGTGAAGCGGATCATGGAGCTGCTGGAGTACATGGAAGCACTTTACCCATCGTTGCAGGCCCTGCAGAAGGACTATGAGAGATACGCTGCCAAGGACTTTGAGGACAGAGTGCGGGCACTCTGTCTGTGGCTAAACATCACAAAAGACTTAAATCAGAAGTTGAGGATCATGGGCACTGTTCTGGGCATCAAGAACTTATCAGACATTGGCTGGCCAGTGTTTGAAATCCCTTCCCCTCGGCCATCCAAAGGCTACGAGCCAGAAGATGAGGGCGAGGACACGGAAGGAGAGCTGAGAGAGCTAGAGAGCGGAACAGAGGAGAGTGATGAAGAACGAACCCCAAGTCCGAGGGTGCCTGAGATCAGGCCATCCACACACAACATTTTGGACACCCACTCACGGGACTGCTCATCTAGGAAACTTGAGAGGCTTGAGTCCGAGGAGGATTCTGCAGGCTGGGGAGCAGCGGACTGTGGTGCCGAAGCCGGCGTCAGTAGGCACTGTTTGACTTCTATTTATAGACCATTTGTGGACAAGGCCCTGAAGCAGATGGGGCTTAGGAAGTTAATCTTACGACTTCATAAGCTAATGCACGGCTCCTTGCAAAGGGCTCGTGTAGCCCTGGCGAAGAGCGACCGTCCAGTGGAG TTCTCTGACTTTCCAGGTCCCATGTGGGGCTCGGATTATGTGCAGTTGTCTGGGACACCTCCTTCCTCGGAGCAGAGTAGCAGCGCCGTGTCTTGGGAAGAGCTGAAGGCCATGGACTTGCCCTCCTTTGAGCCCGCCTTCCTCGTGCTTTGCCGGGTCCTGCTCAACGTGATCCACGAGTGTTTGAAGCTGCGGCTGGAGCAGAGGCCTGCTGGAGAGCCCTCTCTCCTGAGTATCAAACAG CTAGTGAGAGAGTGTAAAGAGGTCCTGAAGGGGGGGTTGCTGATGAAGCTGTATTACCAGTTCATGCTGCAAGAGGTTCTGGATGGCTTGGAGAAGACCGACTGCGACATGGATGCTTTTGAGGAGGACCTGCAGAAGATGCTGATG GTATACTTTGATTACATGAGAAGCTGGATCCAGATGCTACAGCAGTTACCTCAGGCTTCCCATAGCTTaaaaaatctgttagaagaagagTGGAATTTCACCAAAGAAATAACTCATTACATCCGGGGAGGAGAGGCGCAGGCTGGAAAGCTTTTCTG TGACATCGCTGGGATGCTGCTGAAATCCACAGGGAGCTTTCTGGAATCCGGCCTGCAGGAGAGCTGTGCTGAGCTCTGGACCAGCGCTGATGACAACAGTGCTGCTGATGAGCTAAG GAGGTCTGTCATAGAGATCAGCCGAGCGCTCAAGGAGCTCTTCCATGAAGCCAGGGAAAGGGCCTCCAAGGCACTGGGCTTTGCTAAAATGCTGAGGAAG GACCTGGAAATAGCAGCAGAGTTTGTGCTGTCCGCCTCGGTCCGAGAGCTCCTGGATGTTCTGAAAGCAAAGCAGTATGTTAAG GTACACATTCCTGGGCTAGAGAATTTGCACGTGTTTGTTCCCGACAGCCTTGCTGAGGAGAAGAAAATCATTTTGCAGCTGCTCAATGCTGCCACAGGAAAGGACTGCTCAAAGGATCCGGACGACGTCTTCATTGATGCCTTTCTGCTCCTGACGAAGCACGGGGACCGAACCCGGGACTCAGAAGACACCTGGGGCACGTGGGAAGCACAGGCTGTCAAAATTGTGCCTCAGGTGGAGACTGTCGACACCCTGAGAAGCATGCAG GTGGACAATCTTCTGCTGGTTGTCATGGAGTCTGCTCATCTCATCCTTCAGAGAAAAGCCTTTCAGCAGTCCATCGAGGGGCTGATGACTCTACGCCACGAACAGACATCCAGTCAGCCAGTCATCGCCAAAGCTTTGCAGCAGCTCAAG AACGATGCGCTTGAGCTGTGCAACAGAATAAGCGATGCCATTGACCGTGTAGACCACATGTTCACTCTGGAGTTCGATGCTGAGGTTGACGAGTCTGAGTCGGCCACACTGCAGCAGTACTACCGAGAAGCCATGATTCAGGGCTACAACTTTGGGTTCGAG TATCATAAAGAAGTTGTTCGTCTGATGTCTGGAGAATTCAGACAGAAGATAGGAGACAAATATATAAGTTTTGCGCAGAAGTGGATGAATTACGTCCTGACCAAATGTGAGAGTGGCAGAGGCACAAGACCCAG GTGGGCCACTCAAGGATTTGACTTCCTACAAGCCATTGAACCTGCCTTTATTTCAGCTTTACCAGAAGACGACTTCTTG AGTTTGCAAGCCTTGATGAATGAGTGCATTGGCCACGTCATAGGAAAACCACATAGCCCTGTCACAG CTATCCATCGGAACAGCCCCCGTCCTGTGAAAGTGCCTCGATGCCACAGCGACCCTCCTAACCCTCACCTCATCATCCCCACTCCAGAGGGGTTCAG CACCCGGAGCGTGCCTTCCGACGCTCGGAACCATGGCAactctgttgctgctgctgctgttgccgccgccgccaccactGCTGCTGGCCGCCCTGGCCCAGGTGGTGGTGACTCTGCGCCGGCCAAGCCTGTCAGCACTGCCCCTGATACCAG GGGTTCCAGCGTCCCTGAAAATGATCGCTTGGCATCCATAGCTGCGGAACTGCAGTTCAGGTCTCTGAGTCGCCACTCAAGCCCCACAGAAGAGCGAGACG AGCCAGCGTATCCTCGAAGTGACATGAGTGGATCGGCACGGAGAAGTTGGGAACTCCGCACGCTCATCAGCCAGACCAAAG ACTCTGCCTCTAAGCAGGGGCCTATAGAAGCTATCCAGAAGTCAGTCCGACTGTTTGAAGAGAGGAGGTATCGAGAAATGAGGAGAAAGAATATCATTGGCCAAGTTTGTGATACCCCTAAATCCTATGATAACATCATGCATGTTGGATTGAGGAAGGTGACATTCAAGTggcaaagaggaaacaaaatcg GAGAAGGACAGTATGGAAAGGTGTATACCTGCATCAGCGTTGACACGGGGGAGCTGATGGCCATGAAGGAG ATTCGATTTCAGCCTAATGACCATAAAACTATCAAGGAGACGGCAGACGAGCTGAAAATATTTGAAGGCATCAAGCACCCCAACCTGGTCCGGTACTTCGGCGTGGAGCTTCACAGA GAAGAGATGTACATCTTCATGGAGTACTGTGACGAGGGCACGCTAGAGGAGGTGTCCAGGCTGGGCCTTCAGGAGCACGTCATCAGGCTGTATTCCAAGCAGATCACCGTCGCAATCAATGTCCTCCATGAGCATGGTATCGTGCACCGAGACATCAAAG GTGCCAATATCTTCCTTACGTCGTCTGGACTAATCAAACTGGGAGATTTTGGATGTTCAGTAAAGCTTAAAAACAATGCCCAGACTATGCCTGGTGAGGTGAATAGCACCCTCGGAACAGCAG CTTACATGGCACCTGAAGTTATTACCCGAGCCAAAGGAGAAGGCCATGGCCGTGCGGCAGATATCTGGAGTCTGGGCTGTGTCGTCATAGAGATGGTAACCGGCAAG